Below is a genomic region from Haliotis asinina isolate JCU_RB_2024 chromosome 14, JCU_Hal_asi_v2, whole genome shotgun sequence.
ctggtttcgacagcttccactgtagtgcTCTTTAAAAAataggggaacttcatttttattttactATTGAAAAAATTGGGAGATATGTCATAGTTAGtcagtgttgatatgataataataaatgttgtgaaaatgcatcaccacataCTCTTCCTTATCACCTTAGTGGTTTGTACAGTGATCACTCTTGACAGATGATTGGAGtatgatgtgaaatttgcatatgTACTATTTTCGTTttcaaacagataaaaacagCTAGGAACAAGCACATACAAACAATGACCCATGATGATTGTCAGAACtgatggtctacagtgattatTGACCTTCTTGCAAACTGTCAATatcaagaatgacaccccatgcatgtgtatggggctactgcgttgtgcatgtgcatcacatgcgttgtgtttaggggtggtgataaagagaaatggtggtgtgtttataagatgtctgtcttAGAAAAGTTTGTTCATGCATAAATATACTTCCTTTCCAAATAGAAACTTcatgttcccctacttttttatcCCCTCGGCATGTAATGCATGGCGATATAGTCGACAcatccatccgtccgtccataattattttgtttccgtagcataactcagaaaccgttcaatacttTTAGActaaacttgatagatataataatctcaacctatagttgtgccttttgctatttacacagttttggcatttatattttttttgtttttccatggaacatttggtgttagtctaatggtggggtggggtgggctttgtttccggagcagaactcaaaaactttcaatatttttgtgcaaaacgtaggagatatatcaatcagaacctgaagtagtgccttttgctatttacaggttttggggatttattattttctcggtgtccatggaaacgtttcggacatagtctcaaaagtgagaggtgtgtttcgtttctggagcaaatctcaaaaactttgtaatatctgttagcaaaagttggtagatatgtgtggcagaccccaaaatggtgccttttgctctttacaggtttttgtgatttattaatttctcggtttccatggaaatgtttcggacttagtctcaaaatggagggatgggctttgtttctggagcggaactcaaaaacttctaaatatctttctgcaaaacttggcagatatgtaggggagaccctaaagtggtgccttttgctatttacggAGTATTgagatttatcattttcccagtttcaatggaaacgattctgacttagtctcaaaattgagggatgggctttgtttccggggCACAAGTCGAAAAgtattcaatatcttacagcaaaacttggcagatatttcaagcagaccacaaagtggtgccttttgctatttacaatgttttggcatttttatttttcctggtttccatggaaacaattctgacttagtctcaaaatggacggataggcttcgtttccagagcacaactcaagaaccattttatatctttcaacagatcttggcagatatatgagacggatcttgaagtggtgccttttgctgtttacagatatatggcatttatatttttcatgactccaatggaaacgattcaaacttagtctaagaaaacatcaaataactgtcagatgatttgtcctttcaaatatgtgggggccggggggatatgtcatcttctgatgactcatgTTTTAAAGAGTATAGCTAGTCTTTTGAGTTAGATGTAAAGTAGTTGTCAGcactatatatttatatataattatcacCCATGTGGTGAAACATAACCAGTGTCATGTATCATAGCTTGTGTCCTCTTTTGCTGAGCAACCGTTGTTTCTGTGTATCATAATTTGTGAAATCATTAAACAGATGAACATGATGTCAATGAATTGGGCCATTACACTTGCTTACAGTGGTATACTGCacaagtgtacatgaaaaaaatgGATAAGCAAGTGTGCCATTACTTATATGAAACTGCTGCAAAGTTATGTATTGCCAGAGTGAGAGCAAGTAggacaaaacaaaatttcatgtgCATTTCATGTGTAGTATAACACAGTATGTATAAATACATTGAATAGGCATATAATGATTCTTTGGAAGAAGTGGATATATTAACCCTGGGATATATACCTGGCACTGCTGTAGTTTTTTGTTTGTGAGAATCTCTTTAACAGTAGACTTCCTATTCACAAGATGTTTTAGCTAAGTCAAATCTATGCATTTTGCAACTTTGTTTTACATGTCTTACGTCTTAAATTAGTGTTTTTACATGTCTCACGTCTTAAATTAGTGTTTTAAGATGGGAGTTAAAATAAGCTGTCGGTTTGATTACCGTGGTGGTAATTTATACATgcattgatatattttatgcatttattttgttttttgtaacaAGCCCTGAAGAGAAGATAGTGCTGATAAATGTTGAGGTCAGTTCTTTTACACCCGACATTTTCGTCATGTTAGTGTTAGGTCCAGTTTATAAATGATGGACATTACAGCCAAGTAGGTGTCCTTCAGAGATACAGCTAGCAATATGTGAAgataattatttaaaaaaaatagattCTCCCAGAGTATGTAACAAAACCTAAAGCATGTGTGCCGTGGCCTTTTGTTGGTATGAAAAGAAATGATATAACAATGCTGTTATTTACTTCATACTCTTGCGAGAAGTTGTATCTTAAGGGGTACTTACTTGAATTTAACTACATTGGCATGACCAAAATTAAGCTTTTGCCTTGGTAATGGGCACAGGGTTCGCCCAAGATATTAATGTTTGGGGGTCAGGTTGACTCTGTGTGTACCAGAGTCCAATTTgactaatatttttttcaggaatAAGCTTCGAAGTCTGAATTATCATGTGTAATTTCGAATCAGTTTGAAATCAGAAATCaattttattaatttattatctATAGCATTGAATTTTGTGGTTTTGATCAGTGGTTTTATTGCATCAGAAGGAtgcagtgttttgttttttatgtgtATTTCACTTTACACTGTGTCATATATGCAGGTTTTCCACATCAAGGTGAGCCCTGTGtgcaacctgtgaagatccgggttagaactggtcttcagtaacatatGCTTGTAcaatgggatcgggtgggcaggctTGCTGATCTGGGTCTAGATTTTGGtaactctcttagcgctaagagagcttcgaaaatctaagcccaggtggactcatgtcattgtatcctaattgtttagatcaaagctcatgctgatgcactgtACTGATTGGAATATACAATGCCATTTGTGGAATGGAATAGATTCTAGTACTGCTGTATGGTATGACAGAGTCAGGCTCCTAATAGCCAGCACACAGTCAGTcacctaacccactcagccccCTTGGATGTGGAAATACCAGAATCAGTCcttcactgagaaagtgtaattctgAATAATGGCGAATATAACATGTCAGTAAACATGTATACATGGTACAGGATATCTGCCAAACAGAGGAAAAGGGAAAAATTGTACAAATTCAATTACTGTTCAAATACTGTAATCTCCAAATTATCATCACATAATTTATTTGGGTATGTGGTATCTAGAGCTGTATATTGAAATATAAATTGTAGTGCAAGATACTGATGTTCAGGTACCtgcattgcaatacatattgcaatatattaggaatttaaaggtcacatgcaacgtaaaacacaactttgcagattctgataccttcgGTGTGcatttactgaaacaaatcctcaaaaatgccagttcaacctataaagttgaaaaaaaaacatgatggaAAAAAGCCTGTGAAAgtggagttcaaacaattcaaacaaaaaGGTTTCAAAAGCTATGCTGCactcataacgcatgcacagtgaatgggttcgcagagcttgaaacagtatacttgcctggagtatgaggtcatgagcagtagccTAATCTCAGTTGTGTACACaagcaagtaaataatctacatgttacataaaaaaacatgttgattgtgacaagcagactctgtcacagaagAAACTCCATggctggtttattcacacctgtatgtctgcctgcctgtctgctaaagacaatattgcagtgcacaacttcaatctttgaccacatgcaatttgaaattaacacctatcgggcttatgaGCCATAAACAAAAAGCCGGCTGAGTGTATCTGCAAAttaaccagtggccaatgaaaagacTTTGTTACACTAGAGTGCACACATACTGGCTCTGTCTGGGTACAGTATCGCTTCATTTTGAGGGAGGTAAACACAAGTACACATTATTGCCCTTTTGATTTATATGCTTATAagtttatttgttctttcaCCAATCATGAACAAgcgataactgtgttttaactatgtttgattgtttgcttgcatgtgacctttaagtgagtGACACTAATTATGCATGTGtcaatcctattttctacatCACAAGTCCTTAAGCATATATGtgatggttctgataacagcagTTTCAAAGTATTGCTGTATCCCATTTTGTTTTCTAATGATGAAGGAAAACCTGTTGTGAATGAAAGTATTAGTAGGTACTAATTTATGGTAAACCATGAAGATAACCACGAAGATTTTTGGTATGATCTTTTACTCAGTATATCGGTTCtcagtaaaattattgtaatACTGTGCAGTCCTACAGTGTTCAAATTGTTTAATTAATTTTGGTGAGTGGTGTCATTTGATCTATAGGGACAGATCAACTTCGAGTACACTTGTGAAAAGtgaaaagaaaatacacattttatcGTTCCAGTATCAACAATACAGTAACATTCCTTCTAAATGAAAGGCATTTTACTTCTGGCATTTTGCTATGTGTATATGGCACAAGAAGGAatccaaaacattttttttctggtaagtttacatttttgccCCATAAAAACACaggaattttattttttgagtgggaaaaatgtatttttattgtttttttctttttctttgaaaatatgacCAGCAGATCCAtagaacaagaaacaaaattggtCAGGCCTTATTTCATGAGGCAGCAGGCTGATGATGCTTTCATATATCAGCAGTTTTTGGGACCAGCTATTCTTCATGTCCTTATTCCTATGTTAGCTCAACAGGACAACAATTATCATGACTCAGTGATACTTCCATTATGTTtgtaatatactggacaaaataagatagggatattggtatttttatgattgatatttatcaGTTAgtgaataaatatatcattgctcaatatttcaaaatttgcatatgtccctaactattttgtccagtatgtaaTATGTGTAATATTTGGAATGATCTTTGTATCCAGTTTAGATCTGTATACTCAAGATAACTGGAGAATAGTTGCATTTATCCGGATGAACCTTTGATTATCTATGAGCCATGGACTTACATTTTGATGGAATTACTtcaagtgagttgagtttttaGTCCACTTTTAGAATTATCAGGGATGGATGCAGCTTTTCAAGAAAGTGGGGGTGCACACTTAACAAAATTTCACAATTTCTGGATCCACCTATGAATGTCCCAGCAATATGAGAGCAGGGGACACAGAAATGTGGTTCACACATCGCCTTCGTGTGGAGAAtcttttttttctcatgccAGATGAGACCACAGATTAAtttgcatacattcagtaatCACAAAGGGATGTTAACAGTCACAATTACATTCAAGGCTATAGAATTTTGTGTTTATAGTTTGAGGTTTTCACTTAAAAAACATCAAGATTATAGGttggatttttgttttgttatcctTTAAAAATCAAGATCACAGTGACGAATAATTGTTTTATATTTACAGATGTTGGAGGACCAGGGTAGGGGTAGTTAAAAGGGTGGTGGGGTGTCCATTGTTTTTGAAGTTAAAGTACATTATCCCAGGAAGTTCTTGAAAAAAGTGATTATGCTTAAGAGTGTTGGAAGAAAGGGAATGTTCTTCCAAAGTGGAAACTTTCAGATGAATTGTACTACATGGCAGATTTGCCTCAAATTTTAACGTTGCTATATATTATAATGTGCTGAGTGCAATGAATAAAAGCATTTTATCATGGAAAAAGAgagcatattttttttatatgaaaATCTTTGACACtatcaaaatcaaatatttctCATTTCAAAGCCAGTGTGTTGGCCTTGTCTCTAAAATTTATATAATGGAGTAGTGatttttataaacattcatttctCCATGACAGCTGTGGCAGGAACTGTTGAGACACtatatctacatgtattatTACTAAAACATTAAGTGGTCACAGAGAATCGCAGGTGGTCATGAGGCATAGATtttaaacatgtatttgaaCCTGGTAGCTCATACATTTTAACTACCATACACAAactagaatgttttacttttagaTCATGTTACATGGGTGGATTACATGAATGAATTAGATGAGAATATTCTAACTGTATTTACTGTAAATGTCTTATAATCAAAATTTTGCAGATGTTTTACTGTAGGGGAAATGTAAGTAGTATTTATAGTGGTGGTGGACATAGGATATCTCATCCTCCATATTTGTGTGACTGGCGTAGAGTCAGATTTAGATATATACATCTGTTGAACGCACATTATTACATTTTGCTGAAATGCATATGAGTATAATTAATAACAGTGAGACATGAGGAACCTGCAGTTCTGATGAAGACAGAGTTGACAGGGATTTCAACTTCTTTCAAAGCAATGTTTCTGAATAGATGCTACCATCAAGAAAGTGTGATATCCGTAGACTAGCATAAGAAGCAGAATGTTCCCCACATCAACCTGCCTTCAACGCAGCGGAGCCTAAATGTCTTCAGGAATGACAAACATCAGGTGTCCACACATGCCTTCTTCGGCTTTTAGGAGTTTTAGAAGTACAGTGTTGTGGATTTTATTAATAATATTgacaaaataaaagaagttgttgccCATACATTTGTCAATATTGTTCCACGGATGGACATGGAGAACTACTAGATGACCTCTTTGTCTCTTGAGGATTGCTTTCAGTTTATCAGAGTGGAATTCATAAGTGGTTCACAGAGAGTTAGAGATTCTGTTGACAAAACACTACCTCATCTATTTACATTAGAAATGACCTAAATATCAAGGGTTTTACATTGATATGATGTGTATCAACAAAGTAACATTGCACTTTGCACAAAGGGAATAGTTCAAACTTACAATATTCTAACATTAACGTTTGAGACCactatgcattttgttttctttgaataAAGTATTTTATCCATTATAGAAGCGTTATGTTTATATTATTATAAGACTTTACCACATTAATCATAAATCCTGGTGTTAAATACAGTGATGAATCCAGAACTTTCATATTTGGGGACATTTGGTCCCTCATACAACAAAATCAGGAAAAAATTAGTGGCACAAAACCAAGGCTTGTTTTCTTTAGGGATTCTTTTTACAAAGCCCTGGagaaaaagaacaaacaaatactTCTGGTAAATGGAAGACTTTCTGCAAAATAAACTGTCATACAGATTATAAGTGATGAATGTTCTGCCTGGTGAAGGTTTCATGTGGgcaagacaatccggtgattatCAACTGGAATTCATTCAACTTACAGAAGTGACCACCTGAACCATTTGGTGCAGTCTTACCGCAAGCACACACAGGTATTTCCGTGACATATACTCATGGatacaaataagggaacacatgatagtacatgtgttcctttattctttttccTGGTTTCTTCATAAGGTATGTGttgcactgtgagtgaaattctgAAAACACATAAATGAACGCTTGTAGTCTCATGTGTTCCCTTTGTTTTTATGAGTATATTTTCTTACCTGGAGCCCTTAAGGTGTGCATAAGACTCTTTGATTGAATTCACAGGAAGCTTCTcggtgcgtgagtttagttttatgttgcttttagcaatatttgagcaatatcatagcagtggacaccataaatgggcttcacgcattgtgcaCCCATGTAGGGAGTAGAACCTGGGTCATTAGCATGATCAGtgtacactttaaccacaaggctaccccactgccccaggaAGCTTTTGATTAGATTGACGCTGTTAGCATTCCCTTATTGTTGGCATATAAATGACAGGTGTGGTTTCAAATATTGACCAAAAGAATGAACAAGGTCCTGAAAGATACTTAGTAAAGTAAAATGACCAATCAGAGTTGAATATTTAAAGCACTGTTCATGAGTAGTTGATCTCATGAACACTCGGGTAAAGACTGGTCTCGAGCATCAAATGCTGCATCTACAAATGAACACGGAGGTTAAATGTGAGCCTTTAGATGAGTGGTGAAATTACACATTGATATTTTGTTCATTGATAAAACAACAGTTACATTATGAAAACTCAAATCTGGAGCATACCATccaatgattgatatcatgagcaacaatTCATGCTCAGGTTACATGAAATGGGAAGATTATCTTAGCTACACTTTGTACAAAATAATGGCTGCTTTTGTATCGTTTTCAATTGAGTTTGTGCACATATGAAATTTAGTTTTTCTGATATGGTTAGATGGGATGTCAGTACCTATTTTTCATGAATCACATACTTATAACATAGTAAAGATAAGTCTATGCTGTTTCATGTTTATGACTTGATATGATAAATTTTATacaagccacataaagaaactgtgcactgTCAAAattttatcccagttgataagtgtgataacaatgtcaaaggtacatataaactttaatggaaggatcatgagaccataaaaAGTCAGGagaatttcagttgaaaagtcTATCACAATTATGTCAAGAGTCCACAAGCGGGGACAGGGATCAAACGACCATGTCGTATGTATGTCCtccatcggcattgagaactGCAATGCATCGACAATGCATAGTGCTTATCAAACGTGCAAGTAAGCCTTGTGGGATGTCAAGCCAGATTCTCTCAatttctgttgcaaggtcaaggatgttaactggcggatgaggaagacaGCGTAGACATCattccatctcgtcccaaacatgatctatcggggagagatccTGTGAAATGTGTAAAAACAAATTCGGCTGAATGGTAAAACTGAGTCACAGACAGCTTTGGACCACACAAAGTACTAGCCATCGCCATACTGTTTTTGAAATCTTGAAATTTATAGCCTGACAAAAAAGTGCTTATGTGCCTTGCTCAAAGTCATTAAAAATGATGTGTTCAATAATTATAAGTTTTGAAACATTCTAAACTATGACCAGGATACAAATGATAACAAACTGCTGAGaaattgttttgattttattcattATAAATGTCACtcatgtttgaaatggttgaatCTCGAAATTCCCTGAGAACAGTGAACATAATTTGTTGACAGCAACAATCTCTGTTACGTTTGGTccataaggaacatggagactTTACACCCAACAATCAAATACATTTCGGAATACAGGGAGCAGGTGAGATTGAAGTCATGCCacattgaacaatatttcagtcatgtcagagCATGTTAGGTTGGTATAGAGTAAAGTATAAGGTAATGCTGGTTCAAGACATTAAATTTACACTGAAAATTTGCTGACAATCCAAGAAACATTATCAGGGAGACTGGAAATTGAACCCACAATCACAGGTTTCTGGGACatccaagggaggcaactctgcacaACAAATAGCTGAGCCTCAGGCAAATCTCCACCCATATTCAGTATTGCAATATATGGTATGATGAGTCAAGCATTTACGTCATATATGTCAAATCATTAGGTAAATATACAGCAAAACCCAAATAACAAAGTCATTTGTAATTCATACTTCTACTGTATATGTCAGCCCTCACACTATTACACCAGATCTTGACAAGAAGATATAATCCAATGATAGTTGTTCTTTCTGACTGGTAGAAAATCCAGTTTGTAAATGTTAACAATAAAttgtgcatgtatatatttatcctatctcacgtctTGTACTCTCTCTTCAATTCGACCATCTATGggaaacaaactgcaaactACGATTTTGGCCTTTCTTGTACCATTTGCCTGAACATTCCCCACTTCTCTCCTTCCAGTACAGCCTCTTAGACATGAGATAAGTGTAAAAATTTCAATACAGTCTGGTAAACCTGTACTAATCCCTTGATCTATTTCCATGGGTCTGGTAATCTCAAAATTACAGAAATAAGTAAACATTTCACCAACCAATGAAAACTTGTGAAAAGAATAATGCAGGTTGTGCAGTTGGTAAATGAAAACAACAGGCACCTTCTTTGAGAAGAAAAGAACTTAACAAATCCAGGAGACATGGAGAGATCTGTGGATATGCAGGTTCTATATTATAAATATCAGCTGGTATTAATAATAAAGAAATGGTATACATGTTTCCATAGAACTCTCCCTGTTTGTCTTCTGTATGCCACGCTAAGATGTTAAGGGAATATAGGTTTATTCATCACTTATTATGAGTCATATAGATAAAGGGATATGGTAACACATGAAGGCCATAATTCTGAACTagacaatgttttagttttgccATAAACAAATTTACTGATCTGACATTAGTAAACATTTTGCCTCATACAAGCAGGACTTCCTATAGTCCCTGAGGACCAGTAAAAATAAGGTTTCCATTTATCCCCTGGAATAGTCCTAAACCAAACAGTTTCTAAGGCTGCATGTGATGGAAACATTGGCTGAGGTCATCTGTTCTGATCCAGCATCATGGCCAGCGTTCCCATCTTCCTTGGCGGCCAGATCTGAAACAATACATCATGACTTGACATTGGACCTGTGAAAGTAGAACAGATACCTTAATATCATGTTCTATTGTTTATACTTCAACACAACCTCAGAGATATGCTAGCTGTATGAAGGTTAAAGGAAAATAGTCTAAGGcccagattttcaaagctctcttggCATTTAGAGAGTCGTGAGGTAATGATAACATACAGCACCTACAGTTATCTAAGTGCTATGAGTGCCTCCAAAATCTAGGCAGAGGTTAGACCTGGCAAACCAATGGCTGATAACATGAGTGAAATCAAAGCAAGGCCGCTCATCACAGTGTGAAtctggatgatgatgattaggtacctcacagtgagtgagtgagtggtttgacATTCTGGAAGGGATTCAACCAAAACATTATTAGAATCTGTACACAGCTGAGAAAATGGGACCCAAAATATAACTGTTTGTAGACATTTGGACACTTTCTAAAATGCATTACATGTGCAAagattttatgctgctttacCTATATCCAAGAAGTATGACCTTAGGGTCAGCAtttgggcatcacacattgtagtcTTGTGGGGAACAGAAACTCAAGCTTTTGACAAGCATATTTCTTAACCACTAAACTGTCTTGGCTATCCAACCACCTACTTACATGAGGGATAGTCATCAGTCAGCTCTTGAAAAATATACAGATTTAAATGCATGTCCCTGACTGTAGCAGTGGAATTCTTGTCTTGTCAACTCACCTTGAAGAAAACCCTGCTCCTGATAAGAGCATAAGGAACCGGTCCGTATTCCCGGGAGTCTGTGGAGTTATCTTTGTTATCTCCTTCCAACCATACATGTCCAGGTGGGATCTAGGATAAATATGTTATCACACATGACCGGGCAGGATAATGGATAAACATTTAGGGTTATCACACATGACCAGGAAGGATTTAGGATAGATGTATTGCCATGCATGACTGGATAGGATAATGGATAAACATTCAGTGTTATCACACATGACGTGAGGTAATGATGACATACAGCACCTACAGTTATCTAAGTGCTATGAGTGCCTCCAAAATCTAGGCAGAGGTTAGACCTGGCAAACCAATGGCTGATAACATGAGTGAAATCAAAGCGAGGCCGCTCATCACAGTGTGAAGGAACTTGGAACTTGGATAATATGTTATCACACTTGGGTGGGTGGGATAATGGATAAACATCTAGGGTTATCACAATGACCAGGAAGGATTTAGGATAGATGTATTGCCATGCATGACTGGATAGGATAATGGATAAACATTCAGTGTTATCACACATGACCAGGCAGGACCTAGGATAAATATTACCACATATTACCATAGAAAACCAAATTTGGAAAAAGCAGTCTGCAGAAGGGGGTCAGCTTACCTACAGATTACACTTTTGTCCAACGTTTTTCCGGGttaagaaaacaacattgtatctctttgtgcaaacaaacaaaggaaGACACCTTTGTCAGTAAAGacataaaatttgcaattaCATGGAACCCACATTACCAAGCAGGTCCTTGAAAGACAATACTCATTAGATAGAATCTAAATTAAATACTAAATGGTACCACACATGATCAGGCAGgttcttgaaaaaaacaaaagaaacacaaactaATTACTAACCAAACAGGATATAAGATAGAAACTTCAACAATCTAAGTCAGTCACATTCTCTCCCCACAGGGTTTACTCcagtcatatcttcctacgtaacctctgttatAACATGGCCCCTTCAGCCAGTGATCAGGATTATAAGGGATTTAACTTAAAGATAAAGAATGATTTGCTTCATAAACTGTTCATTGCACTAAACTTGAAACtcaaacaaaatatgataaCATATTCCAGAATGGCATGTAAATGCATGACCAAAAGCAATATGGTTTTGTGAACATTCAGTCTACCCTTCTGTCTCAGTGGATTCTGGTCTTGCACAATGTTCAAAATCCAAAATGGTGATGACTTTTCATTGACAACAAGGATAACAATTCTAAAAATATCACAAGTCCCCCAAAATCTTGGATCAAATAATTTGTCTTCAGGTTCTGTAAAATATAGTTTTCACATCCAAAGCTATATTTTCTAGAGAATTACATCTTTAAGTAAAAAGGTTCTTTGGCCCATCCTTCCTGGGAAAATATGTCTAGAAAAACTGACTGAAAAAGCATGCCATTTTAAGCGATGATCGAGACCCAAATAACATATGGAGTAACCCTAGATGGGTTAAATAATACAAACCCTCTTGAATGTCTGTGATGTCCCATTGAATACATTGTCTCCTGCTAGTCCAACCACTCTCTTGCACAGGAAGTAATGGGGGTTCACAGGTGAACGGGTTATAACCACATCACCTCTGTAACACATTGTTCATATTTCTTTAATTAGTGATAACAACTAGTCCATTTATGATGCACTAAATCCACACAGACTACATGCTCATAGCACAAACAATCAAACCCCTGATAACCCAACTGCCTGTGAGGCACTAGAAAATTAACAGACACATGACTTaacccactgggtacccatttcaTGCTCAGTGAACAGAGGTAAGTTTGAACCAACTAACTTGCCCAAGGTGAGACCCCATGTATCACAGGAGCTTTACTGTGGGGATGgactag
It encodes:
- the LOC137261198 gene encoding mitochondrial inner membrane protease subunit 1-like, giving the protein MYRQNDIVVEKKMFRQVLGKSAGVLFYFVQYGAIAHCALEFGGDFVVCSGPSMEPTIESGDVVLTEHISTYRTLIQKGDVVITRSPVNPHYFLCKRVVGLAGDNVFNGTSQTFKRIPPGHVWLEGDNKDNSTDSREYGPVPYALIRSRVFFKIWPPRKMGTLAMMLDQNR